GCCAAGCGAAACCTGGTGGTCATTGCTCCGCTGACTTTTATGGACCGCCGGCTTGGCGCAGTCCCGGTGAAGATGTCTCGATTTCTTGAGGAGGTCCCTCCGGAATATTTCCGATCCTACAGTCCGGCGCAATAAGGCCCATTGATGCTTTGGTTCACACGCTTTGGTAGGACCGGCATTCTGCCGGTCCTGTTGCGATCGGACGGTGGATCTGTCCTGGAGTGTGTGACCGACAAGACGCCGGTCGTTCAGAGGCAGGAACCAAAACCCACCCAGGGGTATTCTTGAATAGAAGGCCATCTTTTCAATGGGTTATTCAGAATGTATTGCGCCTTTTCGATCAATTCTTTCTCATCTCTCACAATCCTATCGAAGTACTCATGCTGCCAGACGGGGCTTGTCCTTCCCCAGTTCTTTGTCAAGCGCCTGGCAGAGAACGTTTTCCACGAATGAACGATCTTTTGAAGCCCAAAGCCCTCTAGAGGAACTACCAGCACATGCGTGTGATCGTCCATCACCACATATGCGGGGAGTTCATATCGCTGACCTTCGAAGTATTTGAGCGACGTCTCCACATCAGTTCGCTCCTCGGGTGTGAGAACCAGTTGATGCTTCGCAAGGCGCCATGTGACGAAATATATTGCCCCCTGGATTCGCCAATGGGGTAGTTTTCTCCGGTAA
The sequence above is drawn from the Desulfomonile tiedjei genome and encodes:
- a CDS encoding transposase encodes the protein MNTPELTIYRRKLPHWRIQGAIYFVTWRLAKHQLVLTPEERTDVETSLKYFEGQRYELPAYVVMDDHTHVLVVPLEGFGLQKIVHSWKTFSARRLTKNWGRTSPVWQHEYFDRIVRDEKELIEKAQYILNNPLKRWPSIQEYPWVGFGSCL